A genomic stretch from Pomacea canaliculata isolate SZHN2017 linkage group LG2, ASM307304v1, whole genome shotgun sequence includes:
- the LOC112556304 gene encoding E3 ubiquitin-protein ligase TRIM33-like, giving the protein MAAVAQAHERECPVCTNDFTTPKILPCGHLLCRQCIISWMDSKSDAGCPLCTCPIVEQQGNSSPIAVDVVDALPTDSVMEAIVENAPVLMSDGMCTACDDLKAEYVCVHCLEKMCPSCMKIHKKMIATRSHDVESVSTVTPERLAASRPALCAEHVTEKAELFCVDHNLAICTSCFSNKHRACLDIKSLDEKMKSAEDALNSLREKLLEAGDNLKQEIVNLNVRVQTADVTEQQNMALVDKTCDQLQKMVDECRKQVKKLISDSVSKFKKSLCDFKIELEKRLGKVTSHKHLVTRATTVRPRPALIHAAQTLTDRVNSLDLSDDLEAEPWVNPSPEITKCCDDVVTDISDELIGLKGLLIVDEKPVFVFHETCGINIRLTNFRKTARKVEPDKYGNNTVFSRDVMAVNVLYEVRIDEMNTPAGSNLFLGVMRVPPTPVTLPTWSEHPKDSVILWQAGVRYKDIDIKTNVAEALKFLKVGSRVGLLVDSSNNLHFYVDGDDQGVAAKDVPYPCFAVFDLDSTVIQVTALPTSERT; this is encoded by the exons ATGGCGGCAGTAGCCCAGGCCCATGAAAGAGAGTGTCCTGTGTGCACTAATGACTTCACAACACCAAAGATtttaccctgtggtcatctcctgtgtcgacaaTGTATCATTTCATGGATGGACTCAAAATCCGACGCTGGTTGTCCTCTGTGTACctgtcctatagtagagcaaCAAGGCAATTCATCTCCAatagcagttgatgttgtcgaCGCCCTGCCTACAGACTCTGTGATGGAAGCGATAGTAGAAAATGCTCCCGTGCTGATGAGTGATGGCATGTGCACCGCATGTGATGACCTCAAAGCTGAGTACGTCTGTGTGCACTGTTTAGAAAAAATGTGTCCATCGTGTATGAAGATACACAAGAAGATGATAGCTacccgcagtcacgatgtggagagtgtcagcactgtgacacctgaacgtctggctgccagtcgccctgcactgtgtgctgaacACGTCACCGAGAAGGCGgagttgttttgtgttgatCACAACCTTGCTATCTGTACATCATGTTTTTCTAACAAACACAGGGCCTGCCTAGACATCAAGTCTCtggatgaaaaaatgaagtcagCTGAAGACGCATTAAATTCATTGAGAGAAAAGTTGCTTGAAGCAGGGGATAACCTGAAGCAAGAAATAGTCAACCTAAATGTGCGCGTGCAAACAGCGGATGTCActgaacaacaaaacatggcgcTGGTAGACAAGACTTGTGACCAACTTCAGAAGATGGTGGACGAGTGTCGGAAACAAGTGAAGAAACTGATCAGTGATTCTgtgtcaaagttcaagaaatcCTTGTGTGACTTCAAAATCGAGCTGGAAAAACGTTTagggaaagtgacgtcacacaaacatctcgtgACGCGAGCCACAACAGTCAGACCACGTCCCGCGCTGATACACGCAGCCCagactctgacagacagggtcaacagccttgacctcagtgATGACTTGGAAGCAGAGCCTTGGGTGAATCCATCGCCAGAAATAACGAAATGTTGTGACGATGTGGTGACAGATATAAGCGATGAGCTAATAGGCTTGAAAGGACTGCTTATCGTTGATGAA AAACCAGTCTTTGTGTTCCACGAAACCTGTGGGATCAACATTCGTCTGACGAACTTCAGAAAGACCGCACGTAAGGTTGAGCCTGATAAGTACGGCAACAATACGGtcttttcacgtgacgtcatggctgtgaacgtcttgtatgaa GTCAGAATAGACGAAATGAATACGCCAGCCGGAAGCAATCTATTCCTTGGTGTGATGAGAGTCCCTCCTACACCAGTCACTCTGCCGACGTGGTCTGAGCACCCGAAAGATTCCGTCATTCTTTGGCAAGCTGGAGTGCGCTACAAGGATATCGAT ATCAAGACTAATGTCGCTGAAGCTCTCAAATTCCTCAAAGTCGGGAGTCGTGTTGGACTGTTGGTGGACTCATCAAACAACCTTCACTTTTACGTCGATGGAGACGACCAGGGTGTTGCAGCAAAAGATGTTCCTTATCCCTGCTTCGCAGTCTTTGACCTTGACAGCACTGTCATTCAG GTGACAGCACTTCCTACTTCTGAGAGGACATGA